ttaagtgagtctggctgcaacaccgaacccaagagccttggatgtgggtctgactGCAAGGTCGtatcataaaagtatgataattaaatagattaattaaaaagaaaaaaaaactaacatgaaggaaaaaaaactaatgaagaaaaagaaaaaaaaatctaaattaattgggttaacccttcaaatcaggtaaacccatcaaacctgagattcgcgtcatgaaagtttaataactaaatagaaaaaaaattgacgggttaacctagaattaatcgggttaactcgtcaagcccgggatacgtgtcatgaaagtctgataattaaatagaaagaaatttaacattaacaaaataaactaaatgaaaaaaataattaaaaagaaaaaaaaaacaaaaaaaaatatttcgggTTAACTCATGAAATCAGGTTAGCCCGTCAAACCCgagatctgtgtcatgaaagtctgataactaaataaaaaaattaacattaacaaagtaaattaaacaaaaaaaaattcattaaaagaaaaaacatagagaaaaaaaaaagcaaaaaaaaaaaccataaaagcataaaaaacataaaaaataaaaaataaaaaaaaatcagcatttcactgtggactgcacaataAAACATTGAACagttttaatatatgttataatGTCTATATATcacattaagaaaatataaaaagtaaaagggatgaaataaataattaatccttttttttttcttttttcttgatccATGTACATTACTTGAATTTTCATAAATGTGATCACTCGGGAGTGGtaacttttgttttatatatatatatattttaaaaatatttttttgtataaaaaaaacattgtactATGTTAGACTTATATTGAGTTTGGTATTCTACAGACATGCAATCTACAGAGAGAAGAGTTCTTCTGTATGCTTTGTTTATATAGATTTGTTTAAaagaaatatcttaaaaatatttaaattttaatatatatatatatatatatatatatatatatatatatatatatatatagagagagagagagagagagagagagagagagagagagagagagatttataGAAATTTGGATGTTGtataaaacaccataaaaataatgaaaatatcaaagaaagAGGATGGAGTTCACCAATGAAGGCCGGGTTGTCAAATGTTGGTGGGCCCGGCTAGATTGGACACGGGTATCTAATATGGACCAAGTAGAGCCTATCCAGAACCCGAACTCTATCCAAAATTAATATTACTGCTTGGGTTTGTCATGAATCTATAGATTTCAATATTTTACCGGGACTGTATCAGAAGGAACTGAACGGCAtcacagaaaacaaaaaaaaattaacaaatcctATCCGATGAGAGATTATTAAATGAATCTAACTTATCGGCCTTGTTCGAACTAATCATATTATAAGGGTTCATTATAGTGATCCAATGTACCAATCAATCATACAAAAACATTCCGGTGCATGAATCTAGTCTCTATGATAATCCACCAGAAGGGACATAGTAAAAAATAGAACCATGCATGAGGAAAAACAAAGACTCAACATGTTGGCCCAGATGAAGAACTTGAGCTTCTCACCAATGTATCTGACAGGTTTGCAATACGCACTCGACTCAAACATGAAGATAGCTTCTAGGTCAGAGACCAGCTATGTTCAAATCAATTATTGTTAACAGTAAATTACATGATCATGTGGCTTGTAAACTGGCAGAAAATGGCTGACATGACAGGTCCATCGAGAAAGGGATTTAGTCGACCAAAATTGAAAGTAATAGGTTAGATGCACTAAGCCCAATCCCTTGTGATCATGAGATGTATTTCTTCTTGGTTGTTTTCGCATCATGAAGATATAATGATAACAAGTTGCCAGATATAAAACTGAGATTGACCAGCCTGTATGCAAACAAAATCACCAGATTCATGTCCATTTCACCTCGGATTTGTAAAGTATTGCCTGAGACTGAGAGCTCTAAGATGCATGAATCACAGTTGTTAACAAAAAGAGGGAAACAGGCCCCATCCTCAACAAGAACATTGGGTATAGTGTCAGCTCTATATAGGAAGagattgttattaaattttgaagtaTGCAATAGAATTACATTGACTATGACATACAAATATTACAAAACCTTTCTGCTGATGACCTTACAGTTTAAACACTCTCCTAGAAAGGGGCACGCACCATTCCCACCTATGAAAAGTACATGTAATACAACTATATAGTACATCCAACCTTTATCTCCTCCTATATTAATGCCAGGCAGAAGCAGAGATCAAATTCCTATCTTTCCATCCCAACAGCATAGCTCCATCCTTTTCCACCAATGTATAGTGCTCTGAGTAAGTCCTCAGCAAGGTCTTTATCACAGAGTTCACATATGTGCTCAAAGGGTATTGCTGGAAACCTGCCATCATGAATCTAGACTTCCACTTGCGAAAGAGCTCATGGCGCTCCACCCTCTCCTTCCCCTCACAAGCAATGACATTTACCATATCCCTGGCTAGACAATGCTGCTCCACACTAATACGCTCCTTTCGATCCCTTGCCAGCGTCACATCAATGGATTCAAACATTGCCAAGTAATAGTTTAGAGTTTCTACAAACCGAGTGACGAAAGgggttgtgtttgtatttgattCTTGCTCCACCAAAGTGACTACCTTGGGATTGAATGATTTGATCATACGAAGCAGCCCATCTCTTGGGTTGTTCACATCAACACTTTCATCAGGGGTGTGGTGGAGCTGCAAGGGAAAGTTTACAGCTAGAGCCTCTCCAGGCCTAACGTCAAGCATTTCCTTTGTCACGTCTGGAGCAAAAAATGGTACCCCATGAAACTCTACAGGGATATTAAATTTCTCAGAAATTGCACTCAACCGTCTCGCAACTGCCTCTAATCCATCCCCACGGGCATATTTAGAAACAGGATCATCAATACCTGTAATACGCACATGTGGAGCACCACTTGGTCTGGCTGCAAGAGCTTGAAGGAGAGTCATCCACTGTGTTCCCTGAGCAATTTGGAAGTCTATTATATGGATGCGGTCCTCATTTTTGCATGCTTCAGCAATGGCTCCATTGGCTGCCATGTAACCAAACTTCAGGTATGGACAGATTTCGTACAAGATGTGCATGTAAGACAGCAAGTCCTTGCCTTCAGGCTCCCTGCACTTAAGGGTACGATAAATATTAGCGCCTGATGACTCCTTCCTTGCTACCAATCCCTCTATCAAGTATGCACCAAGACGCTGGATTGGTTCTCCACTGATTGACACCACACTTCTGGCCTTCTCAGTCAACTTATCAAAAGCACTCACGTTGTTTTCGGCAAGAGCTTTAGCGCATGTAATCAACAGCTGCTTCAGATCCCCAGGTGGAATGCCATGCAAAGGTGCTTCTTCCATTGACTTTTGGCGTTTCTCGACATGAGCAGCTTCACCCAACTGCCTCTGCTTTGAAACAAAAGATGTCTGATTCTGAATAACATGAGTGTTGGGATATTTCCGAACTCAAACACACAtcatttacgtggttcggcaacttgcctactccacggagcTACTGGTT
This genomic interval from Populus alba chromosome 1, ASM523922v2, whole genome shotgun sequence contains the following:
- the LOC118062980 gene encoding scarecrow-like protein 21; this translates as MESQQYFGYGVTGAGLPYSSSYPSVPSIPNRLFGSLKFDRGNSPSSPFYTQFDCDTYTATLSDSQECYSSTDNLSGVSPSRNSSLESNSYFNRPSPSVDCRLESLQLFSGGTSSLEDASSSQNMKHALQELETALMGPDDDEDLNTSNASLGESSRPQTSDQKHTAWRQGSHFRKYPNTHVIQNQTSFVSKQRQLGEAAHVEKRQKSMEEAPLHGIPPGDLKQLLITCAKALAENNVSAFDKLTEKARSVVSISGEPIQRLGAYLIEGLVARKESSGANIYRTLKCREPEGKDLLSYMHILYEICPYLKFGYMAANGAIAEACKNEDRIHIIDFQIAQGTQWMTLLQALAARPSGAPHVRITGIDDPVSKYARGDGLEAVARRLSAISEKFNIPVEFHGVPFFAPDVTKEMLDVRPGEALAVNFPLQLHHTPDESVDVNNPRDGLLRMIKSFNPKVVTLVEQESNTNTTPFVTRFVETLNYYLAMFESIDVTLARDRKERISVEQHCLARDMVNVIACEGKERVERHELFRKWKSRFMMAGFQQYPLSTYVNSVIKTLLRTYSEHYTLVEKDGAMLLGWKDRNLISASAWH